The Methanosarcina acetivorans C2A genome includes the window ACACAAACGTTACCATTTATGCACGTCACAATAGGATTACCTCAAATGGAAAAGGTAACGTAGTGGCGCAATTCATAGTATAGCTTCTTGTCGCACCTGCGGAAAGTCAGTAGCATAAATGATTCATAGGAAACTTGTGTGTAAAAGCCTTTCAAGCATAAACCTTTTTACAAGGCGCTGAAGAAAAAAGAAGCTTGAACTTGTTTGATTTCATATAATGCTTAAAAAAGAAAGAATAGGATTTGCGATAAATCTTTATTTTTTATTGTTCGATATCAAACGAACAGAGTCCCTTGTATTAAATAGATAGCTTGGAGGGTTTTCCAGAAGATCTCCAGCTTCAATCCTAAGGTATAAGCCTTCTTCATCGACATGATTCCCAAAAAGCGGCAAAAGATCCTTAGTCCTGATTTTCAATAAATAGCCTGCTCCTGTGAAGCTGTCACCGCTTGGGCAGGAATTTAAGACCAAACCATCGGCAACATATTCATACCTTTTAGGAGAAACTGTAATTGGCCCTTCAACTACTGAACCATCACTAGTTTCCAGCAAAAGAATAACAGAGCCAAACACATAATCGACAGGATAGCCTTCAACATCATCCTCGTCATAAGTATGTTCATTGGTTCCAATACCTATCGTCACTATTCCGTTATTATCCACGTTTATCGAATTAGGACAGGAATAAGGCTTAATATCCATACAACCCAAAGCAGTCGGTGCACAAGCAAATAAAAAAATTAGCCCACATAATAATGCTAGAAATAATTTAACTCCTTTTATAGTCTCTACCTCCTTAAACGAAAAGAACAAAAATCAGACGCCCTATTTCGAGAGTTTGAAATTAATGCTCATGAGCCTTATTAAATTTTTGGAATATATTCTTTTTCTTTTTATAAGAAGATGAGCATATTACTCATTAAAGAGTTTAAGGAAGCAAAAGCTTCTCAAAAATGTAGCAGTAAAAAGCCATTCAAATTCCTCGGAATAGCGTCGAAAGATCAATTTGACTATTCCGAAATACTTTCAGGAAAAACTAAGCAGAAAGCTTAAAACATCTGGCAAATGTGAACATCGGAAACGATATAAAGAGTCGAGAAAGTTTTCATCAATATTGACACAAAGTAAAAGATGCGAGAAATAAAAATTAGAGTTTAAGTAATGATCTAAAATAGAGATAAAAGTCTTAAGGCTACATATAAGTCGCCTCATAAAAAGCTTATCTTAAAACTCATTCCATTGCCATTGCCACAAGCTCTACAATATCGATTATCTCGATGTTTCCGCCTGCATCCCTGAGGTTCCTCACGCAGAGGGGGCAGGAGGTTACGATATAGTCCACGCCTTCGGGTACGTCTTCGAGTCTGTTTCGGGCAAGTTCAAGGGAGATGTCGGGGTATCCGATCCTGACTCCGCCCCCACCGCCGCAGCAACGGGAGTTTTCTTTGATATTTTTCATCTCTTTGAGGGTGCAGATAGCCTGAATAACTTTTCTTGGGGCGTCATAGACCTTGTTGTGCCTGCCCAGATGACAGGGGTCATGGTAGGTGACCGTCAGGTCAAGGTGCTTGAGGTTTAACTCTTCAAGGTGCTCGGCAAGAAACTCGGGGAGGCTGATGACCCTGAGCTCTTTGGGGTAGTTGTTTTTGAGGGTAGTGTAACAGCCGGCACAGCCCGTGATGACGGTGTGGGCTCCCATTTTCCGGATCTGCTCAAGGTTGTGCTCCATGATCTTTTCCGCATCTTCCCGGAAACCCGTACGAAGGAGGGGAGAAGCACAGCACTGCTCGTCCGGCAGGAGGGTTACCCCAAAGCGCTGCAGAACCCCGAATGTCTTTTTTGCAAATTCCGGATAGCGATAAGAGTCAAAACAACCTACAAAGTAGACATAATCGGATTTCGCCGGGAGTTCTGCACGTTCCGAATCGGAAAGCCAGTGTAATCGGCTTCTTGTTTCCCCGAAGGAGTTGCCACTGGTCATAACTGCAGCTTTCAGCTTTTCCTGGGCTTCGGTTGTCACCCCGCATTTTACCAGCTGGGCGCGGGCAGCTTCCACCACTTCAGGAGGATTTGCTCCGGCAGGGCATTTGGCAGCGCAGATCCCGCAGGTTGTGCAGGAAGCAAGGCTTGGGAGGACATCTTCGGAGGGGGGTCTTCCTTCAAGCAGGCTCTTAATGATAAGCATTCTTCCGCGTGTATTTGCAGACTCCCAGCCGACCACATCAAAGACCGGGCAGACTGAGCGGCAGGTTCCGCACTGCACGCATTTATAAACTGAACGGCTGTCAACTTCAAAGGAGTACTTTTTGCTGTTTTTCTCGCCTATTTCCTTTCCATTCAATTCTTCTGGTCTTCCGGTTCCCTTTTTCCCTTCGTTTTTCATGATTCTCACAGCCCCAACTTGCCCGGGTTCAGGATACCCTTCGGGTCAAGGGCTTTTTTGATCGCACGCATTACTTCAAGAGCAGGACCCCACTGGGCTTCCATGTACTCAGCCCTGGCTGCGCCCACGCCGTGTTCGGAACTGACCGTGCCTCCAAGCTCGATTGCAGTCCTGTGGACCAGATCGGCAGCCTGTTTCAGGCGGTCCCACTCGTCCTTGTTCAGGACGTCAATGAAAAGAGCAAGATGCAGGTTTCCGTCTCCGATGTGCCCGTACTTCATGGCAGGGAGATTGAATTTTTCAGAAATTTCCTGTGCCTTCCTGAGGAGTTCTGGGATTTTCTTTATAGGGACTCCCACATCTTCACCCACATAAATCCTGGTTTTAGTGGGATCAAGGCGGGAAACAGCAGCTCCTACAAGCTTTCTGGCTGCCCAGATATCTGCCATTTCTTTTTCACTTTCTGCAAGCTTTATGGAGAGAGAAAGGGGAGAACAGACCTCTATTATCTGCTCTGCAGCCTCATGCGCGGAATTTTCAGTCCCGTCGACCTCGAAAAGGATTACATCACCTTCAGAGGGGAACACAAGTTTCGGATCGTAGCGTTTAAGCACCTGCAGGGAGACCCGGTCAAGGATCTCGCAGGCTGAAGGGATGACCCCGTTTGAGAAGGTTTTTACAACTGCCTGCCCCGCAATCTCTGCACTTTTAAAGGAAGCGAGCACAAGTTTTCTGGTTTTCGGGAGAGGGACAATCTTCAGGCTGGCTCTGGTGACGATTCCGAGCGTGCCTTCGGAGCCTATGATAAGCTGGGTCAGGTCGTAGCCTGCAGCTGATTTCAACATTTTCGAGCCTGTATGGATGACAGTTCCGTCCGCAAGCACCACTTCCAGATCGCGGACATAATTTCTGGTTGTACCGTATTTAACACAGCGCATCCCGCTGGCATTATAAGCAATCATGCCTCCGATAGTGCACATGGCAGAACTGCCAGGGTTAGGAGGGAAGAAAAAGCCGTAAGGCTTTAAAGCTTCGTTAAGGGCGTCCTGGATTATCCCGGGCTCCACGACTACCTGGATATTGTCAATGTCAACTTCAAGAATCCTGTTCATTCCCGACATGTCAAGCACAATACCCCCGCTAACAGGGACAGCACCCCCGGCAAGGCCGGTGCCTGCGCCCCTTGCAGTCAAAGGTATTTCATTTTCGTAAGCAAGCCTGACAATACGGCTGACCTCATCGGTGCTTTTAGGGCGTACCACGTAATCAGGCATCCCTTTGACCTGGGATGCGTCAGAAGAATAACAATAAAGTTCTGAAGGCGAGACCGAGAGCCGTCCGCCAACGATTTTTCGAAGCTCTTCAGTTATATCCATTATAGACCTCAAATCTGGGATTAGGATGTGAAAAATAGAAAGTTCTGTCCGGGCTGGACAGAGGTGAGAGATAATTTGCAGCAGATAATCAATATTAATAATATATAAGAATATACCATCCTCCTTCCTCCTGAGATCCATTTAAAAACCAGAAGAGAACTTACAGGCTTTTCAGAAAATACAGGCTTTTCAGAAAAAGCGCAGGGCAAACCTTTACATCCTGATAGACATAAGAGGACAAACATGACACAATACTTTGAAATAGAAAACAGAGATGGAGCAGCACGTATAGGAAAACTCCTGCTCTTTCCCGAAATTCGCACTCCCTGTGCCCTGCATACGGCAGCACTCGGAGACCTTGAAAACCCGGGACCCATTGTTGATGCAGGCAGCCTCTGGATTGCTGACCAGAAAGAACTCGAAGCACGCATAAAGGAAATCCGTGAAAAAACCGGAAAGGGAACTCTCATTATTCTTCCTCATCAGACTTACCCCCCTGCCGTTCCAGCCGAATCAACCGGGAAAGTAGAAGCATTTACTGCAACCGGTGATGAAAATGCAGAAGCTGAAGGGCCCACAGGTTCTCTTCTCAGGGCAGAAGGCGAGGTTCGGAAGAGCGACCTTTACATAATGGAAGGGGCGGGGACTCTGGAAAATAACGCCCGGAGGTTTCTGGAAACCTTGATTGACCTGAAAAACCGCATTCCTCCGGATACTGCTCTCTATGCCCCAAAGCTTGCCCTTCCTGAAAATGCAGCAATGCTTGCCTATGTCGGGATCGATGTTATGGACGATACAAGGGCAGAAATTGCAGCCTATTCTGACATCTACCTTACAGCTGCAGGCAGTTTTTATCTTGACTCCCTTGTAGAGTTTCCCTGCAGGTGCAGGGTATGTGCCGCCACCACACCCGCAGAGCTTCGAGCTCTCCCTAAAGCCGATAGGGTAGAGCTTCTTTCAGCCCATAACAGAGACGCCCTTGATGCCGAACTTGCTCTTGTCCGGGAAAAAATCAGGACAGGCAATCTACGGGAGTATGTGGAAGGGCAGTGCAGGGTCAGACCCTGGCTTACAGCCTTGCTGCGTCTTGGAGACTTTGAATATTCCTATATTGAAGAAAAAGTGCCTGCTTTCCGGCAAAGCCAGCTCCTTGCAGATACCTCCGAAGCCCTTTCAAGGATCGAAGTGGTCAGGTTTGCACGACGTATACAGGAAAGGTATGCACCTCCTGACCTTGATGTCCTCCTGCTCCTGCCCTGTGCAGCCAGAAAGCCCTATTCGACTTCCCAGTCCCACCAGAAGTTCATCCTTGCCCTTGGCAAGTACCGGAAGTTTGTCCATGAGGTGATCATAACCTCCCCCCTGGGGATTGTGCCCAGAGAACTCGAACTGACCTATCCGGCAGCTCATTACGATACTGCGGTTACGGGGCACTGGGACGAAGAAGAAAAAGCCTGGGTTTCCGGCTGCCTTGAAAGCTATCTCTCAAAACACATGTATAAGGCAGTGGTTGCCCATGTGGAAGGGGCATATAGGGAGATTTGTGAAAGAGTAGCTGAAAAGCTGGGAATTGACGTAGTCTATACTGCAGGAGAAAGCTTAGCGTCCTACGAGTCTCTTACGAACCTGAAAAACACTGTTGAAGCTATCTGCACCTCCAAGGATTTCAGCAGGAAAAGCCAGAATGCCGAAAAAGAGAAGAAGAATTTCATAAAGGCAGTTGCAGGCTACCAGTTCGGAGAGGGTGCAGGACATCTCTTTTCAGAAGAAGTCGGAGACCCTCTGGTTAAAGGCCGTTTTCCGAAGTACCAGCTCTTTGCCGGGAAAAAACAGCTTGCAACTTTAATCCCGCAGTACGGGATGCTTGCCCTCTCTCCCGAGGGAGCCGAACTGGTGCTAAAAAGTGAGAAATACGTGGTAAAGATTGACGACTTTGTCCCACGCGGTTCCATTCTCGCTCCCGGCGTGCTTGATGCGGGTCCCGAAATAAGACCAAATGACGAGGTAATAGTTCTCGGGAAAAAAGCTCTTTGTGTGGGAAGAGCTATGATGAGCGGGAGAGAAATGAAAGAATCAGGCAGAGGTGTCGCAGTAGACGTCCGGCATGTAAAAAAACTTTAACCTTGAAGCCTTGAAGCTGAAAACTTTAAGGCTGATTATTTAGCCTGATTTTCAGCCCGCGCAGGCGTACAACAGCGCAGAACATGCCCAGAAAATGTGTGCCTGAATAGAAAATATATAGAACAGAAAGCCGCACAGGCTTCTTCGGGAGGGTTGTTCTCTCCTCGAAGAAGTAATAAAATGGCAGGGACATATAAGATATTATGATAAGACGTTTCGCACCTGAGGACTTTCAGGAAATAGTCGAAATTGAAGAAGAGGCTTTTTCGGAGCATAATTCCCTGGTGTATATGAATTTTTACGAAATGGTTGGAGACGGCTTCCTTGTTGCGGAAAAGGAAGGAAAAGTGGTAGGGTATGTGGTTGGCTACCGTTCCGCAGAAAACGAAGGGCATATTTTTTCCGTTGGCGTAAAAAAAGAGTATAGGGGAAGGGGAATAGGCACGGAACTGATTTATGCCATATGCGACATTTTTGTTGCAAACGGCCTTAAATACGCGAGACTGGAAGTAAGAAACAGTAACACTAGCGCACAAAAATTATACAGATCGATAGGATTCGTACAGTGCTGGACTGAAAAAAAGTATTATTCAGATGGAGAAGACGGTATGGTTATGAAAATGCACCTGCACCCATACCGCCTTTTGGTCTCAAAACAAAAATACCTTGAACCTGTATTATCGGACAACGAATTCTTGACCACAATAAGGGGCCCTATCAGTTATTACCGATGAGCTTTATGACGGAATTGAGGGAATCTCTCATATGGGTAGATGCTTCCTCAAAGATAGGGTCATCTCTTGACATGAGAGTAGCAAGCTCGCCTCCCAAAATAAAAATTGCGCGCTTGTGATCCGCCTTGCTCCTGTGGATATGGACAGGACTTATCGATAAAGCTTTGTAGTCGTCAAACTCGTGCGTTACACCGTGCCTCTCGAAGTATCTCTTCATCTGAGCCATATATGTGTGCAGTTGTATTAGTTCTTCCTTGTGCATAGCGAACAGACCTACAATTTTACAAGATCAATTTAATATTATCTTGAACCGAATAAAAGAATTACCCGAGGAAGCTGGCTTCCTAGTTTTTGTTAATAAATTTTTCTATATAATGTATATGAAAAATAATGAAGGATTATGGACGAGAGTGTGAATTTTAGTACTACAGTGTGAAACCATGTCAAATCGTAGTGATCTCACCGGAGCTATACAGGAATATCACACATAAAATAATAACAATGTAATAATTAGATCCTGACTATGTGATAATTGGATCCTGACTATGTGATAATTAGATCCTGATAAGTAGAATAATTACTTTAAAACAAAAATCAGGCATAAATAACGATTTTTTTTATCAACAAAAACGAAAAGAAATACAAAAAGGTAAAGAAAAGAAGTAAAAGACCTGCTCAGAGCATTGCGGAGGTCAAAACTTCCATATCTGCAGGAACTTTAGCGATGTTTCCGATTTTCACTCCTATAAGATTTTTGATTGCATTGCTCGAAGCAATATCAACAAGCCTCTGAGTAATTACACCATCAAAAACCACGCTTTTCACATTATCCCTGTAGGTTTTTAACCTGCTTGCAAGGTCTCGGACTGCGATTTCCTCTATGACTTTGTCGTCAGAATCCAGAATCCTTGCCGTCAACGTCCCCTTAAGGGCGTCTACGTGCGGCCTGAACCTCGCAGCTTCCGGAGAAACCGGAGCTATCGGAACTTGTCTGGCAGGAGCAGGTGAAACTCTTACCGCCTCCCCTCCAGGGACCTTCACAGCTGAGACCTTTTCAGCCGAGGGCTTTCCCCTGGGAACTCTGGCAGCTGGAACTGGCCTTGCCATAACCGGAGATTTTGGAACAGCCTTTCTTGCTTCAACTTTTTCTGCCGCTGCAGGAGTTTTTTCCAGGGATTTTTCCGAAACTTTTTCAGGAGCTTTCTCAGGGATTTTTTCAGTAACTGCCTCTTCCATTTCTTCAGGAGACTCCTCTTCGTAAGCTTCCGTCTTTGGAGACACCCTGTGAACCTTCACACGTTTGTGCAGCTTCTTTTCCGCGATTCTAGGAACGACTTCCGGCGCTCTCATCTTTCTCTTGGAAACGCGTTCCAGCCTGCAGGCACTATCTTCACTTTCCTTTTCCTGGATTCCGTACTTCTCAATAATCTGTTCCACCGGAACTTTCCGGCGCAAAGACCTGATTATTTCTTTCTGTACAAGGTCTTCCACACACTTCCCATCGGGAGCACGGGCAACATAATCGATATCTGCTACCTGGAGGAGTTCGCGGATGATGAGTTCTCCACCCCGGTCTCCGTCCGTAAAAGCAGTTACTGTTTTCTTTTTAGTAAGTTCAGCGACCTCAGGGGGGATGTTTGTTCCACCCACACAGATGGTGTTTTTTATACCGTAGCGAAGCAGGTTCAGGATATCAGCCCTGCCTTCAACAATAATGATAGCATCCGAATTAAGCACGTTCGGCCCGCAGGGTATCCTTGACTTACCATAATGAGTCAGTTCGTCGACCCTTACGGACTGCCGGACCTCGTCGGCAAGTTCCTGAGATTCGGGCACGGTCTCATCGAACATCTTCGTGAAGATGAGTTTTGCCCTCTCAATAATTTTTTTGCGTTTAACAGCCCTTACGTCTTCTACCTGGAAAACCTCAATCTTGGCACTGCAGGGGCCTACTCTGTCAATGGTTTCCAGAGATGCTGCAAGGATCGAGGTCTCAACCTTATCAAGGCTCGAAGGAACGAAGATGTTACCTTTGGTTTTTCCTCCTTTAGCGGTAACCATTACCT containing:
- a CDS encoding UPF0058 family protein, with the translated sequence MHKEELIQLHTYMAQMKRYFERHGVTHEFDDYKALSISPVHIHRSKADHKRAIFILGGELATLMSRDDPIFEEASTHMRDSLNSVIKLIGNN
- the rimI gene encoding ribosomal protein S18-alanine N-acetyltransferase, producing the protein MIRRFAPEDFQEIVEIEEEAFSEHNSLVYMNFYEMVGDGFLVAEKEGKVVGYVVGYRSAENEGHIFSVGVKKEYRGRGIGTELIYAICDIFVANGLKYARLEVRNSNTSAQKLYRSIGFVQCWTEKKYYSDGEDGMVMKMHLHPYRLLVSKQKYLEPVLSDNEFLTTIRGPISYYR
- the arcS gene encoding archaeosine synthase subunit alpha, whose product is MTQYFEIENRDGAARIGKLLLFPEIRTPCALHTAALGDLENPGPIVDAGSLWIADQKELEARIKEIREKTGKGTLIILPHQTYPPAVPAESTGKVEAFTATGDENAEAEGPTGSLLRAEGEVRKSDLYIMEGAGTLENNARRFLETLIDLKNRIPPDTALYAPKLALPENAAMLAYVGIDVMDDTRAEIAAYSDIYLTAAGSFYLDSLVEFPCRCRVCAATTPAELRALPKADRVELLSAHNRDALDAELALVREKIRTGNLREYVEGQCRVRPWLTALLRLGDFEYSYIEEKVPAFRQSQLLADTSEALSRIEVVRFARRIQERYAPPDLDVLLLLPCAARKPYSTSQSHQKFILALGKYRKFVHEVIITSPLGIVPRELELTYPAAHYDTAVTGHWDEEEKAWVSGCLESYLSKHMYKAVVAHVEGAYREICERVAEKLGIDVVYTAGESLASYESLTNLKNTVEAICTSKDFSRKSQNAEKEKKNFIKAVAGYQFGEGAGHLFSEEVGDPLVKGRFPKYQLFAGKKQLATLIPQYGMLALSPEGAELVLKSEKYVVKIDDFVPRGSILAPGVLDAGPEIRPNDEVIVLGKKALCVGRAMMSGREMKESGRGVAVDVRHVKKL
- a CDS encoding FAD-binding oxidoreductase codes for the protein MDITEELRKIVGGRLSVSPSELYCYSSDASQVKGMPDYVVRPKSTDEVSRIVRLAYENEIPLTARGAGTGLAGGAVPVSGGIVLDMSGMNRILEVDIDNIQVVVEPGIIQDALNEALKPYGFFFPPNPGSSAMCTIGGMIAYNASGMRCVKYGTTRNYVRDLEVVLADGTVIHTGSKMLKSAAGYDLTQLIIGSEGTLGIVTRASLKIVPLPKTRKLVLASFKSAEIAGQAVVKTFSNGVIPSACEILDRVSLQVLKRYDPKLVFPSEGDVILFEVDGTENSAHEAAEQIIEVCSPLSLSIKLAESEKEMADIWAARKLVGAAVSRLDPTKTRIYVGEDVGVPIKKIPELLRKAQEISEKFNLPAMKYGHIGDGNLHLALFIDVLNKDEWDRLKQAADLVHRTAIELGGTVSSEHGVGAARAEYMEAQWGPALEVMRAIKKALDPKGILNPGKLGL
- a CDS encoding (Fe-S)-binding protein encodes the protein MKNEGKKGTGRPEELNGKEIGEKNSKKYSFEVDSRSVYKCVQCGTCRSVCPVFDVVGWESANTRGRMLIIKSLLEGRPPSEDVLPSLASCTTCGICAAKCPAGANPPEVVEAARAQLVKCGVTTEAQEKLKAAVMTSGNSFGETRSRLHWLSDSERAELPAKSDYVYFVGCFDSYRYPEFAKKTFGVLQRFGVTLLPDEQCCASPLLRTGFREDAEKIMEHNLEQIRKMGAHTVITGCAGCYTTLKNNYPKELRVISLPEFLAEHLEELNLKHLDLTVTYHDPCHLGRHNKVYDAPRKVIQAICTLKEMKNIKENSRCCGGGGGVRIGYPDISLELARNRLEDVPEGVDYIVTSCPLCVRNLRDAGGNIEIIDIVELVAMAME
- the dnaG gene encoding DNA primase DnaG produces the protein MQNTDTTKYIIHSKINADGVIERPDIVGAIFGQTEGLLGADLDLRDLQKTGRIGRIEVMVTAKGGKTKGNIFVPSSLDKVETSILAASLETIDRVGPCSAKIEVFQVEDVRAVKRKKIIERAKLIFTKMFDETVPESQELADEVRQSVRVDELTHYGKSRIPCGPNVLNSDAIIIVEGRADILNLLRYGIKNTICVGGTNIPPEVAELTKKKTVTAFTDGDRGGELIIRELLQVADIDYVARAPDGKCVEDLVQKEIIRSLRRKVPVEQIIEKYGIQEKESEDSACRLERVSKRKMRAPEVVPRIAEKKLHKRVKVHRVSPKTEAYEEESPEEMEEAVTEKIPEKAPEKVSEKSLEKTPAAAEKVEARKAVPKSPVMARPVPAARVPRGKPSAEKVSAVKVPGGEAVRVSPAPARQVPIAPVSPEAARFRPHVDALKGTLTARILDSDDKVIEEIAVRDLASRLKTYRDNVKSVVFDGVITQRLVDIASSNAIKNLIGVKIGNIAKVPADMEVLTSAML